The sequence below is a genomic window from Setaria italica strain Yugu1 chromosome IV, Setaria_italica_v2.0, whole genome shotgun sequence.
cacgagatccacGCCCTCGTCTGCTGGTCTACGCTCGAGGCGgatccttgtcttgtgggcccggatgagtccgaccccctacgcctggggtcgggcgaggcggagccttgcggcgacgggtcaggcgcatccgaccctgggaccgtgggttgggtgaggcggagtttcgcCAGTGAGGGGTTGGGCGTGTCTGACCCCGGGACCTTAGGTCGGGCAAGGTGGAGTGGaatgctccttgcccatgccgggTCGACGGGGATCgctattaccgcaggtgggcccgggcctttatgattgctgtttaaggggcataaggaacttgttaatatttccccccaacagtagcccctgagcctttggtggagcaaagGTGCTCCTCTAGAGGCTGGTTTCGTCATTTGTCGGGGATCCTTGTTCGTCCTGCAAGCTGCAATtgatcagggatagggagtgtcATTTGTTCGGCTTGGCCGGGGAGTTTGGTCAGGCGAGGTGTCCTGTGGATGGCTTGGCGTGGGAGGATTTCCTTATTGTTTCGTAGGGCACTCCCGCCTCGAGACCCcaaatcgcgaccacacgcgtggtcattgGTGGCGATGCTAGCCCCCAAGCCCCCGCGagttgcaggagaccggtcgggaggctagatcaacttttgatcgttacccctcaagcgtccgttcgctaagacgcagggggtgagccgtgccacacTATCCTTgctggacgaaccgtggtgctcggtgagctgcgaacgggttggttcgagtggggtcccggtccccgttcgggggggtccgactcaggccaagctggtggcgtaccctaGATTCCagctggccagttcatatagttcccgagtccatttgatcggatccgggggctcgttgcctttcttcggggaaaaaccatgaactttgatgccagtccggactcgaacgtgaggtcgggacgccctagGCTGTCGCTTGCCCGGGTGATGgctgctagcggacccgtcccttctcacccctcgctcgggggagTCCTGGGGCAGCTATCAAACTcgtagtgggccagccttcgaacccctggaccgtaatcaGCCGTAGGgacgttttcagccccgtatcccttttttacctattGGTGGGCTCCAGGtcggacgtggaggaggtcaCGCGCGTGCGTTATCTGGGAGGCGAAGTGGCGGAGGGTGCCGGCCCGCGAAATGAGGGAGGTGGAGATGTTCCCTACAGCAAATCGTGCGCACAGTTTCCCAAAAGGCGGGTGTgacggggcgtacctggcgctgtATTAACTGCGGTGGGACCGCCCCTTTCGCTTCCACGCGCCCCCCTATAAGATGGGGGAGTCTGCCTCGCCGGTTCTGCCCGCACCTACCCTCAAGCCTTTTCACGTTCTCACGCGCCTTTCGCCTTCCATCATCTAGTGTAGCAGCTTTCTTCGCCCTCCGCCGTCGAGCCTTCCACCCCTTGGCGATGTAGTCCTGGACGCGCTCGAGCATCGGTACCTCACGCGCTGACATCCTtgtgaggaagggcctcctttgAAAGAGGACGACGAGGGATGAGTGGTGGTTGCCCGGGAGGGAAGATGTGCCGAATGCGGACGGCGGCTACGTCGTCTCATTCAggcacttccacgagagggggttcgcggctccgccgagcctcttcttccgcgggttGCTGCAGTACTATGGGCTCGAGCTGTAGCATCTCAATCCCAATAGGATCCAACACATCGTGGTGTTCGTCGCACTATGTGAGGGGTACCTGgggatcgagcccaacttctcgctctggaagtacttcttctcGGTCAGCCTGTATCAGAGGAGTGAGAAGAGGGAGGCCCAGCAGTGGATGACTCCGGTGCTGATGGGGTGCGCtggcatccacctccgccagaatcgcgccaaggaatatatggcgatgaagactgCGACGTctcacaaggggtggcaccagcagtggttctatgtgaagaactactctgaGTCCCCCTTGTCagagttcaccggccgcgtcattGAAGCTGCGCCGGACCTATGGTCGTATAGtccggtcgagaaggagaagaagcggattgTTGGTCTTCTTCAGGCCATCGACCACCTTCAGGGCCTGACCGGGGCTGGGGTTGTCGGGGATGCCGCTGATGCTCCAGGCTCGCTCGCTTGACGACATGGTTCCCGATGCACCAACCGAGGGCACCGTACTTGCGACGAACGTACTTGCCAACACTGAGGTTGAGCAGCGTGTCCGGGAGGTGCTGGATGATAAGGACGCCGTTTACCTGGTGCCCGATCACCCTCTGATGTGCCTGGATGAGACTTTTGTCTAGTTGGTGAGGATTTCGCGCTCTCGTTCTTCTTTCCTGCATTTCTTGGTTTGTCATTCTAACATGGAATTCTTGTATCTGCAGGGCAACAtgacccgggtcgtggactcATGCCCGCCGGTGCTAGAGGACGCAGAGTGGTGgtggcagaaccgcctcctcgccgagaagAGGGCCACCAAAGAGCTCCAAAGGTGGCGGCAGGGCGcggtcgtgtcggacgacgacgatgactacgatgaggacgaggaggaggagactgaggaggaggaagaggaggagtatGTTTTGGCCCCCCGGCTGGGTGCGCTCGTCATCTGGGAGCAGCACCTCCATCCGGCCGTGGGGGACAAGTCGAGCGGACCGCCTGCCTAGGACCCGATTCCGCGGGACTCTAGGGCcatgccccaggggtcggcgcgggacGCACCTCGAGAGTCTATGGAGCCGACCCCCGACCCTCTGCCTGCGTCGCGCGAGCAGAGGAGTAGCGGCAAGCGaccgctgccggatgccccggggccGGCAACGAGCGTGGAGGCGAAGCGCGCCCGTCGTCCTCACGCAGAGGGGATGTAAGTGGAAATTCCTTGCGCACCTTATTCCTTTCCTGGCATCGATCCATTTTTGATGAAGTTGTCATTGTTTCACAGCGCCGCTCCTCGAGACTTCGTCCCGCCGCTGGCGTCGAAGAAGCCGCTgtcactgttggaggtatgccctagagggaATCATAGAGAtcatgatattccatttgtatccatgatttatattgtattccttgaatatccattaaaggctacttgaattgatttgcttTGCCATTATGTGAactgtatgtgaaactctttacttgtatgattattctaaagttatccctagtcggagttcatgtgaggacacacatgaatattagactagcacatgtattagttgatgactatgtttcatgagtcatggacatggaaatgttgaactaataatgtgggcacatgtggagacatgtgctaggactgaacCAACACAagaaatagttctctctttacacaacatatacgctttgtccttagacctgagattgtcgcatgtactcaataTGTGGATCGaattacttaggggctatcaaatgctacgccgtaacaaggtagttataaaggtagctttcaggtttgtcaagaagcatgctatgagacatggtcaatcaagatgggatttgcccctctctgattgagagtgatatctctgggcccctcgagtgatcggatccgaaaatgcatgtccatgctatgtacggttaagagttaaccttcaaagggattccgaatcataggatcgagaaagagcggtcggcttgaagctagaccaaatatcgtgaggcaaagggaatagcatgtatataatgttgtgatggttcatctgatatgatcttcatgtgcgtatatgagttggcacgtcttgctagaggccgctaccgactattgggccgagtaggagtactcgggccatgtctatacgtatctgaactcATAGGGTCAcatacttaaggggctggaagcccaatttggatgtgatctgagttggattaggtttagaagcactaatgggtctcggacccagaggcccgttaggatcctctataaatagaggggtgggggcaccctagggtttacacctttttggcgaaacacatctgctgcgcctcccacgccctcgcctattgcaactcacggacctagcagttcggcttgtgacgcttcctccctgcacgtgtggataccttggaggtgttgcgcctgcagcacttggacgagccaccgacaagCTACGaggagccgccgacgagccacgatgagccgacaatgagccgcggcacgagggcaatcttgctgcacgtggacgagctgctgaggagctgctggacgtcgacgtgatcgactacatacgactacgctgatcgacttcactgcatcgacgtgaatctacatcttccgcattagtgcgtcgagtggtaatcccgtgatccttatacggcagttttcctggtttacgcggtagaaaattttgttttgcgctagtgtagcctacctcatatcccaaaaGTGGTATCaaagccgtagctgtttagttttggattcgggatgtgtgcatatggcgatatgcgagttttcattttgatctatgtcctggttttgtGTTCTTGATGCAATGGTTGtataacgacatactcctatcGGTCGGGTTTCtgccatcagagttaagtgatacacataatgccagttgcagcgagcgaagatcaatgtgattggtcaaatcgagatctaggttcatacgccaagcacatgagatgtgcaatagtagattggatctactatcgggtcgggattttgccgtatgcgtgtgcttcggtaaatcggccgtaacttttcggtacgatcttggatcggggtgaattttatataaaaattgatctacagaaaaagttacacataatattcaatggctttgccatttttggcaaaattagatttcctaaattcggcttggaagatggagtttcgggcctccgaagtttggaaccttagaacgcctaactctgttttgcaggatgtatgtatcttgtgatcagtatgaccctttgtgtatgtgatgcatgtgtgtaactcattcgtgacctgcgtgtcgcgcgtacgacaACACGGCTGGAGTCATATGTGTTGttactttaatgtatttaatggtctgcgtaccaatctgtgatgatccaagcaactatgtaatcttgattactagcttctttactagctattaggcgtaatagcatgttctagttcttggaggactcatcaccaggaggatggcgcacatggaacatggagatggagatcaccatggtgaatatgttctgtggagatggagatcaccatatgaaaacgggccatactgtgtcacaactgtgtgaatgctattctatttatgttttactttctgcatgctgtgatgttagaagtagaacgatccctcacaaagtttaagttagtatgccctcccaactaaaacttgcactgtcccatgtcttgtacaattagtggtgggtatATGatattagggtgccactagttttccttgactagacggctttgtgttggacacttacacacataagggttggtttgcttaacaaggttacaTAGCGATGTgtgtggaccaatgagcacgacggctagaggaggattccaatactttataactttcactgatgatttttgtagatatggctatgtctacttgatgaggcacaagtctgaaatctttgaaaagttcaaggaatttcagaatgaagttgaaaatcagcgtggcaagaaaattaaggccttacgatctgatcgtggaggcgagtatttgagccacgagtttaacaatcatctaaagagttgcagaattgttccacaacttacgccgcctggaacacctcagggAAACGGTGTATCCcagtgacgtaatcgaactttgttagacatggttcaatcaatgatgagccggtcggacctaccgttgtcattttggggatacgctctagaaacagcagctttcacacttaatagggtaccatctaaatccgtagttaagacagcatatgagatgtggactggaaaagttcccagtttgccttttctaaagatttggggatgtgaaatgtttgtcaagtgacttcagtcggacaagatcacacccaagtcggataagtgcattttcgtgggatatccaaaggaagctttgggatattatttctacaaccggtcagagggcaaagtgtttgtcgctcggaatggggttttcctagagaaagagtttctcaaaggagaaaagagtggaaagattatgtatcttgaagaagttcaagatgagccgatcgggcaagaatcaatgagtgatgctatcgtagcagaacaagttgagatacccatggcaccgccacaaccgcgaaggtcggcaaggctccgcgaaatgttggaaatattattgttggacaatgatgagcctgcgacatatgcagaagcaatgatggacccagactccgaaaaatggcagagtgccatgcaattcaAAATAgttaagtccattcagattattctagctatagctgcatatttcgattataaGATAcgacagatggatgtcaagacagctttcgtgaatggaaacctagttgaggacgtgtatatgatacagcccgagggttttgtcgatccgaaaaatgctggaaaggtatgtaAGCTTCAGAGAttcatttatggattgaagcaagcatctaggagttggaacattcgttttgatgaagtggtcaaagggtttgacttcaacaagaatgaagaagagtcttgtatttacaagaaggttagtgggagctctgtagtatttctaatcttatatgtggatgaaatattgctgattggaaataacattcctatgcttgagtccgtaaagacttcactgaaaaatagtttttcgatgaaggacttaggggaagcagcatatattctgggcattaagatctatagagatagatggAGAAGGCTTATAACAttaagtgttgaagcggttcagcatggaagaggtaaataaagggttcttgcctatgtcacatggcatacatctcagcaagactcagtgtccttcgactgctgatgagcgggatcgcatgagtagagtgccatatgcctcggctattggatctatcatgtatgcaatgataagtactcgcacagatgtttcatatgcactaagtatgacaagcagacaccagtttgatccaggtgagagtcactggacagcggtgaaaaacattcttaagtacttgagaaggactaaagatatgttcctcgtctatggaggtgaggaggagctcgttgtaacaggttacaccgatgctagtttccaaaccgacagaggtgattcaaagtcacaatcaggatttgtgttcacgctaaatggtggtgctattagttggaagagttccaagcaggagacggtggccgattttATGACAGAAGCCAAGTACAttgcggcttcggaagccgcgaaggagggtgtttggataaggaatttcctcattgagcttggtgtgttcccgaatgcatccagcccattgaatctctactgtgataacaatggggcaattgcgcaagcaaaggagccaaggaaccaccagaaaaacaaacccctaatgcggcgatttcatctcattcgagacttcgttaactggggtgagatcaagatatgcaaaatacacacggatcagaatatttctgatccgttgacaaaaccactcctgcaggctaagcatgatgcgcatgtaagagctataagtattaggtaccttctagattgactctagtgcaagtgggagactgttggaggtatgccctagaggcaatcatagagatgatgatattccatttgtatccatgatttatattatgttccttgaatatccattaatggctacttgaattgatttgctttgcaattatgtgaattatatgtgaaactatttacttgtatggttattctaaagttatccctagtcggaggtcatgtgaggacacacatgaatattagactagcacatgtattagttgatgactatgtttcacgagtcatggacatggagatgttgaactaataatgtgggcacatgtggagacatgtgctaggactgacccaacacaagaaatagttctctctttacacaacatatacgctttgtccttagacctaagattgtcgcatgtactcaagatgtggatcgacttacttaggggctatcaaacgctacgccgtaacaaggtagttatTAAGGTAGCtgtcgagtttgtcaagaagcatgctatgagacatggtcaatcaagatgggatttgcccctctctgattgagagtgatatctccgGGCCctttgagtgatcggatccgaaaatgcatggccatgctacgtacggttaagagttaacctacaaagggattccgaatcataggatcgagaaagagcggtcggcttgaagctagaccaaatatcgtgaggcaaagggaatagcatgtatataatgttgtgatggttcatctgatatcatcttcgtgtgcgtataggagttggcatgtcttgctagaggccgctaccaactattagGTCGAGTAGgaatactcgggccatgtctatacgtatccgaacccatagggtcacacacttaagaggctggaagcccaattcggatgtgatccaagttggattaggtttagaagtactaatgggcctcggacccagaggcccattaggaacctctataaatagaggggtgggggcgtcctagggtttacacctttttggtgaaacacatttGCTGCGCCTcacacgccctcgcctgttgcaactcgtggacctagcagtccagcttgcgacgcttcctccctacacgtgtggataccttggaggtgttgcatctgcagcacttggacgagccaccaacgagctacaacgagctgccgacgagccaccgacgagccgacgacaagtTCCAGGAGGGCACAACGAGCTACAACGCACGCGAGCAGGAGGCGCGGGAGGGACGTGGCGGGCGGAGGATAAgttccaggccatcatcgagaAGGCTTGCCTCGATCTCGAGGTGTTCCAGGCCGttgccgagaaggcccgccatgatgccgaggagctcgcatgGTTGAAGGAGGACCATGAGGCCCTTCAGAAAAGCATCAATCGTATCCGGCACGAGCGGCACAAGGCTTGGCTGTAGCGCGACTTCGAGGTGAGCCGGAAGGCTGAGGCCGAGAAGACGGCGGCCGACCTTGAGGAGGAGGTCAGTTAGCTCCATGTGCAGTTGTAGGGGCTTCAGACCGGCGTGTCCTAGGGGCTCGACCGGTAGCGGCAGCTGAAGGCTCAATCTGAGGGTAAGGCTCTTCTCGTTCCTTTGTTCTTGCGGTGTTGCGGTGGTTTCTGACTTGGCAGACCTTTCTAGACGGGCCTTGCAGATGACCTCGCCCGGCTGAGAGACGTCCTTGATACGGAGCGCTCCAAGCATGGCAACCTACAGGACGCGGTCCGCGTCGTTTGCGATGGTctcggcgtggtccagggggaggggatgaGCTCATTGGTAGCTCATGTCCTTGGGGTGTACCGGCGGGCTCGTGAGATCGCTCGGGAGGCGCTCCACATCGGCGTGAGGTGGGCTTTCagcgtcttcggctcccactactccggcatcaactttgccaggatgagcggggggtacgcctccggGTACTCCGAGGCCAagctggatgagatcgacgcATCGGTGCTCAATCCAGCAAAGGCCTTGGCAAAGCttttggaggatgaggccgtcccgcTAGAGGACCCAGGaacgagttagctgtatcgggctcgAATGCCCAAGAGTGTGTAAATATGTTAGTTAACTTTGAACTCACTTTTGTGATGGCCGCAAaggccttttctataattaGTCAAAAAAagtttcgatcctctttctattttttgggtttggaaagattAGAGTGCGGGTCGGACGTGTCAGTAAGCAccgatgagcgaaggcaccgtagccgctggagcgtaggtttttcgcagtccgatcagtcttgcctgagcGTCGTTCGCGCATTCTttccttttcacgcccaaacgtttaggaagagggtcggttcagaaaaatggtgttttgagCAGACGCCAAGTGACTTGGGCtagagcccctgatagcccccgagggacatgcgaccctggggcagagctagggtcggatatccctaagctcGCAACAAAACTCGAACGGAATCGACTCAAAACTACCCTTTTCCATGAATTAAAAGGTGacagaagtatgtatgtacaaacttggaaacaacaaCTAGGAGTAGAAATGtcttagctgctctatgttccaagcgttgatgaagatctgcccgtcgggggtcgccagcttgtatgtgcctggccgcagtacttgcgcgatgatgaagggaccttcccacggaggggtcagcttgtgccggccTCTGTTGTCTTGGATGAGgcgaagcaccaggtcgcccacgttgaaggctcggcctcgtACCTTGTGGCTGTGGTACCGTCGTAAGGCTTACTGGTACTTGGCCAAGTGCAGTAGGGCCACATCgcgcgcttcgtcgagctggtcttgcgcgtcctcgagtgatgctTGGTTCCCCTATTCGTCGTACGCCCTGATACTCGGCGAcccgtactccaggtcggtaGGGAGGATAGCCTCggacccatagaccatgaagaacggggtgaagccagttgccCTACTAGGGGTcgtcctcagactccataggACCGCGGGGAGCTTCGCGACCCATCGGCCGTCGAACTTTTTGAGGCTGTCGAAAATCCGCGGCCCGAGACCCTAGAGTATCATACCGTTGGCCTGCTCAACCTGCTCGTTCATGCGACGATGcaccacggccgaccagtccactcggatgtggtggtcgtcgcagaacttgaggaacttcttcccggtgaactgcgtgccgttgtccgtgatgatggagttggggactccgaagcgatggatgatgtctgTGAAGAAATGTACCGCCTGCTTGGACTTGATTTGCGCGACCGAtcgtgcctcgatccacttggagaacttgtcgacggcaacaagcaagtgggtgaagcccccaggcgccttcttgaagggcccgatgaGGTCCAGTCCctagaccgcgaagggccacatgatggggatggtctggagtgcctgggcgggcagatgggtttggtgcgcgaagaactggcacccttcacaggtgtgcaccatgtgggtggcgtcggcgaccgccgtcggccagtagaagccctatCGGAAGGCGTTCCCGATgagggttcttggtgcggcATGGTGACAGCAGGCCCCGGTGTGGATGTCCTGTATCAActcctttccctgctcgatcaggatgcagcgctggaggatgctaGTGTGACTCCACTTGTATAGCTCCTGGTCGAcaatgacgaaggatttggcacggCATGCAATTCTTCGTGCCTCCGTCTTGTTTGTTAGGAGCaactcgcggatgaggtagtcgaggtacggggctctccagtcaagCGGGGGGTCAGGCCCCTCTGCTGGGTTCGTGTCAATCTCCATGACCTCAGGGTAAGAGGGATCAGCCTCCGGGTTCAGGACAGGTGGCAAGTTGCCGACCTTTCCAGGGTCGGCGCTcgagtccgggacaggtggcatgttgccgacctctcctgggtCGGCGCCCGAGTCCGGGATAGGTGGCGTGTCACCGACCCTTCCCGGCTCCTTGTAATGGATTGATGGCTTGTATTGGTCACTGATGAAGACGCCATCGGGGATGGGCTTTCCGCCAAATGCCGCTGTTaggctacgaggtaggctatgctagcgcaaataaaaaaatttctaccatGTAAACAAGGTAagctgccgtatatggatcacgggattaccactcgacgcacttttagtggaagatgtagaatcacatcagggcagcgaagacgatcagtGTAGttgaacgtagtcgatcacgtcgacgtcgagcggcacctcagcagctcgtccacgtgcagcaaggttgtcctcgtgccgcggctcgtcgtcggctcgtcgtggctcgtccgcggctcgtcgtagctcgttggcggctcgtccaagtgctgcaggtgcaacacctccaaggtatccacacgtgcagggaagaagcatcacaagccggactgctagatctgtgagttgcaacaggtgagggcgtgggaggcgcgacagatttGTTTCgtcaaaaaggtgtaaaccctagcgcgcccccacccctgtatttatagaggttcctgatgggcctctaggttcgaggcccattagtacttctaaacctaatccaactcggatcatatccgaattgggcttccagccccttaagtgtgtgaccctatgggttcggatacgtatagacatggctcgagtactcctactcagcccaatagtcggtagcggcctctagcaagacgtgccaagtCCTCTActcacatgaagatcatatcatacgaaccatcacaacattatgtacatgttattccctttgcctcatgatatttagtctagcttcaagccgacctctctttctcgatcctgtgattcggaatccctttgtaggttaactcttaaccgtacgtagcatggccatgcattttcaaatccgatcactcgagcggcctagagatatcactctcaatcagagaggggtaaatcccatcttgattgaccatgtctcacagcatgcttcttgacaaacccgaaagctaacttaaactttgtgagggatcgttctacttctaataTCACATCATgtaggaagtaaaacataaagaacatcatgcacacagttgtgacatagtatggcccgttttcttatggtgatctccatctccacagaacctgttcaccatggtgatctccatctccatgttccatgtgcgccatccttctggtgatgagtcctccaagaactagtacaTGCTATTgctcctaatagctagtaatgaagattacatagttgcttggatcatcacagattggtacgcaaatcattaaatacattaaagtgacaacacatatggctccagctgtGTTgctgtacgcgcgacacgcaggtcacgaatgagttacacacatgcatcacatacacaaggggatcatactaatcacaagatccatacatcctgcaaacTTCAGAGGTCCGAAACTCCAttttccaagccgaatttgggaaatctaattttgccaaaaacaGCAACgctgttgaatttcatgtgtaactttttctttagatcaatttttatataaaattcgccccgatccgagatcgtactgaaaagttacggctgatttactgaAGCACACGCACTCGGCAAAATCCCGActcggtagtagatccaatctactattgcacatctcatgtgcttggcgtatgaacctagatctcgatttgaccaatcacattgatcttcactcagtgcaactggcattacgtgtatcacttaactccgatggcgaaaACCCgatcggtaggagtatgtcgttacacaaccattgcagcaggAACATGAaactaggac
It includes:
- the LOC106804270 gene encoding uncharacterized protein LOC106804270 — translated: MPPVPDSSADPGKVGNLPPVLNPEADPSYPEVMEIDTNPAEGPDPPLDWRAPYLDYLIRELLLTNKTEARRIACRAKSFVIVDQELYKWSHTSILQRCILIEQGKELIQDIHTGACCHHAAPRTLIGNAFR